The region TATTGTAAATATCCAATTTATTACTATATTTTAGAAAATATAAAACACTTATCAGGAGAAGAGTTTATCTCTTTATTAAAAGAGGAGTTTCCAAATTTAGAAAAAATAGTTGTAGGTTTCGATTTTTGTTTTGGTAAAAATAGAAAAAATTGTATTTCTGAATTAAAAAATCTATTTCATGGTGAAGTTACAGTTGTAGATGAAATAAAACTTGATGGGATACCTGTTCACTCTAGAATAATTAGAGATTATATAAAAGATGGTGATATAAAACAAGCAAATAGACTTTTAGGAAAAGAGTATAAAATATTTGGTAATCAAATTAAAGGGCAAGGATTAGGCTCTAAAAGTTTTGTTCCGACAATTAATCTAAATATAGAAGATTTTATTCTTCCAACAGAAGGTGTTTATCTTACAAAAACAATTATAAATGAAGAGGAATTACCATCAGTAACTTTTTTAGGGCATAGAGTTACAACAGATGGAAGTTTTGCAGTAGAAACACATATTATAGACAAAAATATTAAAAATAGATTCTCTTTAGTACAAATAAAATTTATTGATAAAATAAGAGATAATAAAAAATTTAATTCTTTTGAAGAGTTAAAAAAACAAATAGAACTTGATTTAAAAATGGCAAAAGACCTATTAAAGTAGAGTAAATTTAATACTCTACTCTATTTCGACCTTTTTCTTTGGCTTTATACAACTTATCATCTGTTATTTTATATAACTCTTTACTTGTTTTAATTTCATCTGCTTTTGCTGTATATAAACCTACAGAAATTGTAATAGATGAACTTGCAGAATTATATCTATGTTCAATATTTAGCATCTCTATCTCTTTTCTAATCATTTCAGCAAAAGTAAGAGCTCCCTCATTGGTATTTGCTTGAAAAATTATCGCAAACTCTTCTCCACCAATTCTAAATGGAATATCAGATGAACGCTTACATAAACTATTTATTTTTTTACCAATACTGATTAAAACCTCATCTCCTTTTTGATGTCCATAATTATCATTATACTGTTTGAAATGATCAACATCAAAAATCACAAATGCAAATATTTGATTAGATCTTTTTATTCTATTTATCTCTTTATCAAACATAATATTGAAATATCTTTTATTATAAAGTGTTGTTAACTCATCTGTTATTGATAGATACTCTATTCTCTTTTTATCTGTAATATTACTTTTAATAGAACTGTATCCTATAATATTTCCATTTTTATCAAATTGAGGTGTTATAGTAGTAGAGACCCAATAAGTATGACCATCTTTATTTTTATTTTTTATTTCACCCTTCCAAGTTTTACCTTTTTTAATTGTTTGCCAAAGTTCTTTATATACTTGTTCTGGCACATCTTCATGTCTTACTATATTATGAGATTGACCAATTAACTCCTCTTTTGAATAACCAGATATATTGCAAAAAGCTTTACTAACTTCAGTTATGATACCATTTTTATCAGTTT is a window of Halarcobacter sp. DNA encoding:
- a CDS encoding bifunctional riboflavin kinase/FAD synthetase; translated protein: MKKSSSILVNKKDITAIALGGFDGMHIAHQELFNHLGDKGAVVSIESEYANLTPKTYRQEYCKYPIYYYILENIKHLSGEEFISLLKEEFPNLEKIVVGFDFCFGKNRKNCISELKNLFHGEVTVVDEIKLDGIPVHSRIIRDYIKDGDIKQANRLLGKEYKIFGNQIKGQGLGSKSFVPTINLNIEDFILPTEGVYLTKTIINEEELPSVTFLGHRVTTDGSFAVETHIIDKNIKNRFSLVQIKFIDKIRDNKKFNSFEELKKQIELDLKMAKDLLK